A genome region from Lactobacillus sp. ESL0791 includes the following:
- a CDS encoding NAD(P)-dependent alcohol dehydrogenase encodes MKIKAAVLNKPNQDLELENIVLDEPKSNEVLIKTVASGICHSDIEFQHGGFPVKTPLLLGHEGAGIVEKVGSNVTAFKKGDHVAVGFASDGTCKFCRAGLPGSCVNFNQLNTSGGPMGDGTYRLHKADGTNIGVFFGQSSFGDHIVADQNNLVKVPDDLDLRLAGPLGCGYMTGAGTVLNSLKPEINSNLVVLGTGSVGLAAIMAAAVSNCKHVIAVDKNDERLKAAKLFGATDTINNTKEDIVKKINEIVGSAGLNYAVDTTGEPDVIKAGISALTIKGQFAVVAMGTKSLKEISPMIDILTFSRTIKGVIEGDAVPQQFIPELIDFYRAGKFPIDKITKFYKPEQINQAIEDSLSGTTIKPVIVFDDQYQA; translated from the coding sequence ATGAAGATTAAGGCAGCAGTCTTAAATAAGCCAAATCAGGACCTAGAGTTAGAGAATATTGTGTTGGATGAACCAAAAAGCAATGAAGTTTTAATTAAAACTGTCGCATCCGGAATATGTCACAGCGATATTGAATTTCAACATGGCGGTTTTCCTGTAAAAACACCGCTTTTGTTAGGTCATGAAGGCGCCGGAATTGTTGAAAAAGTCGGCTCCAATGTCACGGCCTTTAAAAAGGGCGATCACGTTGCCGTGGGTTTTGCGTCCGATGGCACCTGCAAGTTCTGCCGCGCTGGCCTACCAGGCTCATGTGTTAACTTTAACCAGTTGAACACAAGCGGTGGACCGATGGGTGATGGAACTTACCGCCTGCATAAAGCTGACGGCACAAACATTGGTGTCTTCTTTGGTCAGTCATCATTTGGCGATCACATTGTTGCTGATCAAAATAACTTGGTGAAAGTGCCGGATGATCTGGATTTGCGATTAGCTGGGCCTTTGGGATGTGGTTACATGACCGGTGCCGGCACGGTTTTGAATTCCTTAAAGCCTGAAATTAATTCCAACTTAGTGGTTTTGGGCACAGGCTCTGTTGGCTTGGCCGCAATTATGGCTGCCGCAGTGTCCAACTGCAAGCACGTCATCGCCGTTGATAAAAATGATGAGCGCTTGAAGGCTGCCAAGCTGTTTGGCGCAACCGATACTATTAACAACACTAAGGAAGATATCGTTAAGAAAATTAACGAAATAGTTGGTTCTGCCGGCCTGAATTATGCAGTTGACACAACGGGCGAACCGGATGTCATTAAGGCAGGTATTTCAGCATTGACAATTAAGGGTCAGTTTGCAGTCGTTGCCATGGGGACAAAATCCTTGAAAGAGATCAGCCCAATGATTGATATTTTAACTTTTTCCCGCACGATTAAGGGAGTAATTGAGGGTGATGCTGTGCCGCAGCAATTTATTCCTGAATTAATTGATTTTTACCGTGCTGGCAAATTCCCAATTGATAAAATTACTAAGTTTTACAAACCTGAACAAATTAATCAGGCAATTGAAGATTCGCTATCTGGGACAACAATTAAGCCGGTAATTGTTTTTGACGATCAATATCAAGCATAA
- a CDS encoding FAD-binding protein: protein MVKNGTYQAAAQGHNDEITVAVTVDDNKIAKVEVTKHAETPLISAKALAEIPAKIVADQSTAVDAISGATFTSNGILHAARKALTKAGAGTDEFNEKEKITKHQHQVKTDVVVFGTGLAGLDAAITAKENGADVVLLEKAGRFGGNSVVSGGFMYATGSEFNKDKDNDPADLTKFYENFAKSEGGSVDHELVKTIAENSASAVNYYADKYGVKFTAMPLGLSPHPRTHIDFQKGPVAILEPVFNRVKELKIPIFYNQTHEEIKTENGNIVGVTTKGKYDDYEISCKAIVLAVGGFDGSAKTRDKYAPSAKGARSMSSPYNNGDYVDLTKKFNAGLEFKDGVMGIMTANYLDVTVGANTLILLNTPIAVNNLGKRFTKEGQHYSIMYNDAKNSGGARFFWIFDKNQPQYKTASHTDGSIKCDSLSDVAKLIGADEQTLLATIERYNSFAGKKDPDFGRDDIIAVSPEGPYYVIEGYPTTVAGFGGLTINPEAQVLNTDGQPIAGLYAAGEDATGQIFVHTYPSTGTMLTTCTVFGRIAGKNAAEFSKK from the coding sequence ATGGTTAAAAACGGAACTTATCAAGCTGCAGCACAGGGTCATAATGATGAAATAACTGTCGCAGTCACGGTTGACGACAACAAAATTGCGAAGGTTGAAGTTACTAAACATGCTGAAACCCCGCTTATCTCGGCTAAGGCGTTGGCAGAAATTCCGGCTAAAATCGTTGCCGATCAAAGTACGGCAGTGGATGCAATTTCCGGGGCAACTTTTACCTCCAACGGAATTTTACATGCGGCAAGAAAGGCCTTAACCAAGGCTGGAGCCGGTACTGATGAATTTAATGAAAAAGAAAAAATCACTAAGCACCAGCACCAAGTGAAAACCGATGTTGTTGTTTTTGGGACAGGACTTGCAGGATTGGATGCCGCAATAACTGCTAAAGAAAACGGCGCTGACGTCGTGCTGCTTGAAAAGGCAGGTCGTTTTGGCGGCAACTCCGTTGTTTCCGGTGGCTTCATGTATGCAACAGGCAGTGAATTCAATAAAGACAAGGATAATGATCCGGCTGATTTGACTAAGTTTTATGAGAATTTTGCCAAAAGTGAGGGCGGCAGCGTTGACCACGAACTAGTCAAGACGATTGCGGAAAATTCTGCAAGTGCGGTCAATTACTATGCTGACAAGTACGGAGTTAAATTTACGGCGATGCCGTTGGGACTTTCACCGCACCCGCGGACCCATATTGATTTTCAAAAGGGGCCGGTTGCCATCTTGGAGCCAGTTTTTAACCGGGTTAAGGAATTAAAGATTCCGATCTTTTACAACCAAACGCACGAAGAAATTAAAACCGAAAATGGCAACATCGTTGGTGTTACCACTAAAGGTAAATATGATGATTATGAAATTAGCTGCAAAGCCATTGTGCTAGCAGTTGGCGGTTTTGATGGTTCGGCCAAAACGCGTGATAAATATGCTCCAAGTGCTAAGGGTGCCCGCTCAATGTCTAGTCCATACAATAATGGTGATTATGTTGATCTGACTAAGAAGTTTAATGCTGGACTTGAATTCAAAGATGGCGTAATGGGTATCATGACTGCTAACTATCTTGATGTCACTGTTGGTGCCAACACGTTGATTTTACTGAATACGCCGATTGCCGTAAATAATCTAGGAAAGAGGTTTACTAAGGAAGGTCAGCATTATTCAATAATGTACAATGATGCAAAGAACTCAGGCGGTGCCCGCTTCTTCTGGATTTTTGATAAAAATCAGCCGCAATATAAAACTGCTAGCCACACTGATGGCAGCATTAAATGTGATTCACTCAGTGATGTTGCGAAACTAATTGGAGCTGATGAGCAAACTTTGTTAGCAACAATTGAACGCTACAATTCTTTTGCAGGTAAAAAAGATCCTGATTTTGGCAGAGATGACATTATTGCCGTTTCTCCGGAAGGCCCATATTATGTAATTGAAGGGTATCCAACAACCGTTGCTGGTTTTGGCGGCTTGACGATTAATCCAGAAGCACAAGTTTTGAACACAGATGGGCAGCCGATTGCTGGCTTGTATGCTGCTGGCGAAGATGCAACCGGGCAGATTTTTGTTCACACTTACCCATCAACGGGGACAATGCTGACGACTTGTACCGTCTTTGGCCGAATTGCGGGCAAAAATGCCGCTGAATTTTCCAAAAAATAG
- a CDS encoding FAD-binding protein — translation MIVNSKIEYDASYDVIVLGFGGAGATAARFAADNGAKVLMVDSAPEGHEGGNTRYAGQLLGYSSSEEDYKKYYEYLAQHFTIDPEIEQVVVHGITHMKDYFKKYLGAPVTHSYKTEVLGLPPDGNMADHPNAPGSGSYDMITLAPGIFNASLWNVLRQNVLDRADKIDVWYSAPVEHILQTADGMVVGAQIKKDGVLVNIHAKNGIVLATGGIENNPQMVQDYIGSYKLVPLGGLYNKGKGIDLAHEVGADMWHMSMYAAGGMQQAFAFWEPDMERAPFYMGNPTFYTGSIFTVGDDGTRYFKEDQLAREGYVENHGSWYKPLNPIKPYFVFDQTKYDEISKITTFPDNKALNHVIKADSIPELAEKMSVPAEKLQSTIDEFNFFAKNKHDYAFHRAPETLREFAEAGPYYAALLVQTIGWSEAGPRRNAHAEILTPDKKPIPHLYGAGELGSNMSNLYQGGSDLADCLIFGKIAGENAAKVKNDAVGQTATSAKTKVSLASDIKTEDFATGENQYIGKSSTGMGDEIVVRITVDDQKSLTKVEVLKQTESDDYGLKAIKELPDEMVAQNTYDVDAISGASNTSRGLKDAVKNALDKIK, via the coding sequence ATGATTGTAAATTCAAAAATTGAATATGATGCAAGTTATGACGTGATCGTTCTTGGCTTTGGCGGGGCCGGCGCTACCGCTGCGCGTTTTGCGGCTGATAATGGCGCCAAGGTTTTGATGGTTGATTCCGCACCGGAAGGCCACGAGGGCGGCAACACCAGGTATGCTGGTCAACTTCTTGGTTACAGTTCTAGTGAAGAAGACTACAAAAAGTATTATGAGTATCTGGCACAGCATTTTACGATTGATCCCGAAATTGAGCAAGTGGTTGTTCACGGAATAACGCACATGAAGGACTACTTCAAGAAATATTTGGGTGCGCCAGTTACTCACAGTTACAAAACGGAAGTTTTGGGCTTGCCGCCAGATGGCAATATGGCAGATCACCCCAATGCTCCAGGCTCAGGCAGCTATGACATGATTACACTTGCGCCGGGAATCTTTAACGCTTCGCTGTGGAATGTGCTGCGGCAGAATGTTTTAGACCGTGCGGACAAGATTGATGTCTGGTATTCAGCACCGGTTGAACACATTTTGCAGACTGCAGACGGCATGGTTGTTGGCGCGCAAATCAAAAAAGATGGCGTTTTGGTCAATATTCATGCTAAAAATGGTATCGTCTTGGCTACCGGCGGGATTGAAAACAATCCGCAAATGGTTCAAGACTACATTGGCTCATATAAATTGGTGCCACTAGGTGGTTTGTATAATAAGGGTAAAGGAATTGACTTAGCACACGAAGTTGGTGCCGATATGTGGCACATGTCGATGTATGCCGCTGGCGGGATGCAGCAGGCCTTCGCCTTCTGGGAGCCTGATATGGAACGCGCACCATTTTACATGGGCAACCCAACTTTCTATACTGGCAGTATTTTTACGGTTGGCGATGACGGCACACGTTACTTTAAGGAAGACCAGCTGGCACGCGAAGGCTATGTGGAAAATCATGGTTCTTGGTATAAGCCGCTTAATCCGATTAAGCCGTACTTTGTTTTTGATCAAACAAAATATGATGAAATTAGTAAAATCACAACTTTCCCTGATAATAAGGCGCTAAACCATGTTATTAAGGCTGATTCAATTCCAGAATTAGCAGAAAAGATGTCTGTCCCTGCCGAAAAATTACAGTCGACGATTGATGAATTTAACTTCTTCGCTAAGAATAAGCATGACTATGCCTTCCACCGCGCACCGGAAACTTTGCGGGAGTTTGCGGAAGCTGGTCCTTACTATGCAGCTCTGTTGGTGCAGACGATCGGCTGGTCGGAAGCAGGCCCAAGAAGAAATGCACATGCAGAAATTCTCACGCCTGATAAGAAACCAATTCCACATTTGTATGGTGCTGGTGAGTTGGGCAGCAACATGTCAAACCTGTATCAAGGGGGCTCTGACTTGGCTGACTGCTTGATTTTCGGTAAAATCGCTGGTGAAAATGCGGCCAAAGTTAAAAATGATGCGGTTGGGCAAACGGCAACTTCTGCTAAGACCAAAGTTTCATTAGCCTCTGATATTAAGACAGAAGATTTTGCAACTGGTGAAAACCAGTATATTGGCAAATCAAGCACCGGTATGGGTGATGAAATCGTTGTGCGAATAACCGTTGATGACCAGAAGAGTTTAACGAAGGTTGAAGTTTTGAAACAGACCGAATCTGATGATTATGGTTTGAAGGCAATTAAGGAATTGCCCGACGAAATGGTTGCGCAGAATACATATGACGTTGATGCCATTTCAGGTGCTTCCAACACAAGCCGCGGCTTGAAAGATGCGGTTAAAAATGCACTGGATAAGATAAAGTAA
- a CDS encoding NADH-dependent oxidoreductase translates to MTNKYQKLLTPLTFQRSGVTIPARTALSPMLSLYGEKDGTVGQTALNYFGTRSKAQGLLITGASYVSEYGFYDNELGLNDDKFLPGLTKLAQIMKKDGNKAIVQLHHAGKQASGTAAKYGFVQVPSKLPTTDSDGVPTKEMSEEDIENVINDFASATKRVIKAGFDGVEIHGANWYLLHEFFSPLYNQRTDNWGGSLEKRMRFPLAVVKAVKKAAEIKPDFIIGFRMTPEENMPSRMTANLATTKGYSVEDGLKLANKLADLGIDYIHYSLFSKYDVGPEGSSQSYGQMLKEAVGDRVTTIISSGVHTADDALDALNHGDIIAIGRESLVEPEFTEKIKTGNVEQIRTEITRESAQSLAFPDALVDLLLMKDTPFLVEGRENLTVLKDNKTEEKPVEPATDTTSGASN, encoded by the coding sequence ATGACTAATAAATATCAAAAGTTACTGACACCCTTAACTTTCCAGAGAAGCGGGGTAACGATTCCTGCTAGAACAGCCTTGTCGCCGATGCTGTCGCTTTATGGAGAAAAAGATGGGACCGTTGGTCAAACAGCATTAAATTATTTTGGAACTAGGTCAAAAGCACAAGGCTTATTGATAACGGGTGCTTCTTATGTTTCGGAATATGGTTTTTATGATAACGAATTGGGCCTGAACGATGATAAATTTCTTCCAGGGCTGACTAAATTAGCGCAAATAATGAAAAAAGACGGCAATAAAGCGATTGTTCAACTTCATCATGCTGGTAAGCAAGCCTCAGGTACTGCGGCTAAATACGGCTTTGTTCAAGTACCAAGCAAATTACCGACGACAGACTCTGATGGGGTTCCTACAAAGGAAATGAGCGAAGAAGATATTGAAAATGTTATCAATGACTTTGCATCTGCGACCAAGCGGGTTATTAAAGCTGGCTTTGATGGTGTTGAGATTCATGGTGCTAATTGGTATTTGTTACATGAATTTTTCTCACCGCTTTATAATCAGCGGACTGATAATTGGGGTGGCAGTCTTGAGAAGCGGATGCGCTTTCCATTAGCTGTTGTCAAAGCCGTCAAAAAAGCTGCTGAAATTAAGCCTGATTTTATTATTGGCTTTAGAATGACTCCCGAAGAAAATATGCCGAGTCGGATGACTGCAAATTTGGCCACGACTAAGGGCTATTCTGTGGAAGATGGTTTGAAATTGGCAAATAAGCTTGCTGATTTGGGGATCGACTACATCCATTATTCACTTTTTAGTAAGTATGATGTTGGTCCTGAAGGCAGCTCGCAAAGCTATGGTCAAATGCTTAAAGAGGCTGTTGGCGATCGTGTGACAACTATTATTTCTTCAGGCGTTCATACTGCTGATGATGCATTAGATGCTTTAAATCACGGCGACATTATTGCAATCGGGCGGGAATCACTGGTTGAACCTGAATTTACTGAAAAAATTAAAACGGGCAATGTCGAGCAAATTCGAACAGAAATTACACGCGAATCAGCACAGAGTCTGGCTTTCCCTGATGCGTTGGTAGACCTGCTTTTAATGAAAGATACACCGTTTTTAGTTGAGGGACGTGAAAACTTAACGGTGTTAAAGGATAATAAAACAGAAGAAAAACCTGTTGAGCCTGCTACTGATACAACTAGTGGTGCTTCCAATTAA
- a CDS encoding FAD-binding protein yields the protein MIVNSKIDYDASYDVVVLGFGGAGATAARFAADNGAKVLMVDSAPEGHEGGNTRYSAQLIGSGDDFAEMKKYYQKLTAPMTLDEEMVDTFVNGMVNMRDYVQKYLGVKPCSLREYLPQMQSGYWEYPEYDGVKSYDFTTVHKGLFDAALWQNLKQQVVDRQDKIAVLYNTPAKELIQDVTSKAIVGVVIERDHELLKIEARNGVVLATGGFENNQQMIEDYLGAKKLAPVGTMYNKGAGVKMAQEVGADMWHMHNFESVGLFHGMAFAVEDGKRGRLLVGPQNVVASNGSSFVIGDDGTRYFNEAEENRHGHIKNHGQWKVPMNQEHPYLIFDEVKKKELDSDELIGQYAPYTENIIKADSVEELAGKIKVDPAVLRETFDTFNQAAAAKNDAEFHRDPTTLRAFVAGPIYAVKMEQGMLNTQGGPRRNAQAEVLDVKGQAIPHLYSAGELGGICANQYQGGGNLAECLIFGKIAGENAAKVKNDQVTVDAETAVKPQVSLASDIKKDNFATGKNQYIGKSNTGMGDEIVVRVTVDDQKNLQNVEVLKQAESDDYGLKAIKELPDEMVAKNTYDVDAVSGASSTTRGLKDAVKDALDKIK from the coding sequence ATGATTGTAAATTCGAAAATTGACTATGATGCAAGTTATGACGTTGTTGTGCTTGGTTTTGGCGGTGCCGGCGCAACTGCCGCGCGTTTTGCTGCTGATAATGGTGCCAAGGTTTTAATGGTTGATTCCGCACCGGAAGGTCATGAGGGTGGAAATACCAGGTATTCAGCCCAATTAATCGGTAGCGGCGATGATTTTGCCGAGATGAAAAAATATTATCAAAAATTGACGGCACCGATGACACTTGATGAAGAGATGGTTGATACTTTTGTTAATGGGATGGTTAACATGCGTGATTATGTGCAAAAGTATCTTGGCGTAAAGCCGTGTAGCCTGCGGGAATATTTACCACAAATGCAGAGTGGATATTGGGAATATCCAGAATATGATGGTGTTAAGTCTTATGATTTTACCACTGTTCATAAGGGACTATTTGATGCTGCCTTGTGGCAAAACCTCAAACAGCAGGTGGTTGATCGACAGGATAAAATTGCGGTTTTATATAATACACCTGCTAAGGAATTGATTCAGGATGTTACTTCTAAGGCAATTGTCGGTGTTGTCATTGAGCGTGACCATGAACTGCTCAAGATTGAAGCTAGGAATGGTGTGGTGCTTGCTACTGGTGGTTTTGAAAATAATCAACAGATGATTGAAGACTATTTAGGAGCTAAGAAACTTGCGCCAGTAGGCACTATGTATAATAAGGGTGCTGGAGTCAAGATGGCTCAAGAAGTTGGCGCCGATATGTGGCACATGCATAATTTTGAATCTGTTGGTTTGTTTCATGGAATGGCTTTTGCTGTTGAAGATGGTAAACGCGGTCGACTACTAGTTGGACCGCAAAATGTTGTTGCTTCAAATGGCAGCTCGTTTGTGATTGGTGATGATGGAACCAGGTACTTTAATGAGGCTGAGGAAAATCGTCACGGTCATATTAAGAACCACGGTCAGTGGAAGGTGCCGATGAACCAGGAACATCCGTATCTGATTTTTGATGAGGTAAAGAAAAAGGAACTTGATAGCGATGAGCTCATCGGTCAATATGCTCCTTATACAGAAAATATTATTAAAGCTGATTCCGTTGAAGAATTGGCTGGTAAGATTAAGGTTGATCCGGCCGTTTTACGGGAAACCTTCGATACCTTTAATCAGGCAGCCGCTGCCAAGAATGATGCTGAATTTCATCGTGATCCAACAACGCTCAGAGCGTTTGTTGCTGGCCCAATTTATGCAGTAAAAATGGAGCAAGGAATGCTTAATACTCAAGGTGGTCCGAGAAGAAATGCGCAAGCTGAAGTTTTGGATGTTAAAGGGCAAGCAATTCCGCACCTGTATTCTGCTGGTGAACTTGGTGGCATTTGCGCTAACCAGTACCAAGGCGGTGGCAACTTGGCCGAGTGCTTGATCTTCGGTAAAATTGCTGGTGAAAATGCAGCTAAAGTTAAGAATGATCAGGTTACAGTTGATGCAGAGACAGCGGTTAAACCACAAGTTTCCTTAGCTTCAGATATCAAAAAAGACAATTTTGCAACTGGTAAGAATCAGTATATTGGTAAGTCAAATACTGGGATGGGCGACGAGATTGTTGTCCGAGTAACTGTTGACGATCAGAAAAATTTGCAAAACGTCGAGGTTTTGAAACAAGCCGAATCCGATGATTACGGTTTGAAAGCCATTAAGGAATTACCTGATGAAATGGTTGCCAAGAATACGTACGATGTTGACGCGGTTTCGGGTGCGTCCAGCACAACGCGTGGGTTGAAAGATGCAGTTAAAGATGCACTAGATAAGATAAAATAA
- a CDS encoding LysR family transcriptional regulator — protein MNTEYLRLFLNLAETLNFSQTAKNVNLTQPAVTHAINKLEQDLGFKLFNRSKRTVELTDGGKILHDNVQSILVKLDSTIESARTAEEKEFSALAIGYTSTYYEIKKFPELINQFNRLHPTSRLYLENFDHNVLKQHLLSQQCDIIFSMQDIINSQNINFIPLIKGQFACIVPNDNRLADRKSLKISDLENETMIFFNANICPPRQFKLQQLIKEECPNAHYLYSDSVLLCHTFVKGNLGIAMMVDLASVKDSPDFKVIPLEYPNEYPYVYGLSFLKNSINPTIKEFIPFVMKYFI, from the coding sequence ATGAATACTGAATACTTAAGACTGTTTCTTAATCTTGCAGAGACGTTGAATTTTTCACAAACTGCCAAAAATGTTAATTTAACCCAGCCGGCAGTAACTCACGCCATCAATAAATTAGAACAAGATCTAGGCTTTAAATTATTTAACCGCAGCAAGCGCACTGTAGAGCTGACGGATGGCGGTAAAATTTTACATGACAACGTCCAGTCAATTCTCGTCAAATTAGATTCAACAATTGAAAGTGCGCGAACAGCGGAAGAAAAAGAATTTTCAGCCTTAGCAATCGGCTACACCAGTACCTACTACGAAATCAAAAAATTTCCCGAATTAATTAACCAATTTAATAGGCTGCACCCCACTTCCCGCCTATATTTGGAAAATTTTGATCACAATGTTTTAAAACAACATTTATTAAGCCAGCAATGCGATATTATTTTCTCAATGCAGGATATTATCAATTCACAAAATATTAACTTCATTCCGCTGATTAAAGGGCAATTTGCCTGTATTGTGCCTAATGATAATCGACTTGCTGACCGCAAATCCCTAAAGATTTCCGACTTAGAAAATGAGACAATGATTTTCTTTAATGCCAATATCTGCCCGCCGCGACAATTCAAGCTCCAACAGCTGATTAAGGAAGAATGTCCCAACGCTCATTACCTATATTCTGATTCGGTATTGCTGTGCCACACCTTTGTCAAAGGCAACCTCGGCATTGCTATGATGGTGGATTTAGCCAGCGTTAAAGATTCACCTGATTTTAAAGTCATCCCATTAGAATATCCAAATGAATATCCTTATGTTTATGGCCTGTCGTTTTTAAAAAATAGTATTAACCCCACTATCAAAGAATTTATTCCCTTCGTCATGAAGTACTTTATTTAA
- a CDS encoding FAD-dependent oxidoreductase, with amino-acid sequence MEKLKSGTYKVTAAGYENNTTNLQVEIADNQIKKITTNKEIVPNSLEDAVFSQIPQKIISEQSLAIDVLTGASYSSKGLIDAVADVIKQAGGDPKEFKYGETNSSANTAETEPAKAEEVEYKKWCSKPAKIDRQMETDFLILGAGISGLAAAVQAGELGMKTTVVEKNSFVAGNGGGVEGIFGINTDMQKAVGIHAEKEEIIAREQELGQYRADGSFWVDLVNNSAENINWLLKQGVQLTKVDDYHGTCAFPTFHWFKGGFASEGYVPYMKKRADELGINFVLNSSAIGIIYDGTKVTGAYIRDADGTITQINAKATLLATGGVGHNAELIRKQGWQTENLHYCSMPSNTGDGYMMAMSLGAKDMLLESAEFMMNYIQALPHEGVHLYIDPINGFMSLPSGGPVVFVNQDGVRLVNENVKKYNLLYQRMAIKSTKVTYEVFNQKIYDMITKGIDGADKILAEAVKTNDGNSLFKADKIEDLAKTVGLPVAAFTDTIKKYNSYAANGKDEEFNKEKEMLVALDEGPFYIARLDPSNLIGVGGVGSNRNFEVIREDFAKIPGLYVSGMDSTMQYRNVYTITLGGSACAHNVNSGRHAAMNAQKYIAEL; translated from the coding sequence ATGGAAAAATTGAAATCAGGTACATATAAAGTTACTGCAGCAGGTTATGAAAATAATACAACAAATTTGCAGGTTGAGATTGCCGATAATCAAATCAAAAAAATTACGACAAATAAGGAGATAGTTCCTAATAGTCTTGAGGATGCAGTGTTTTCACAAATCCCCCAAAAGATAATTTCAGAACAGTCTTTGGCTATAGATGTCTTAACCGGCGCTTCTTATTCAAGCAAGGGATTGATTGATGCGGTTGCGGATGTTATTAAGCAGGCTGGCGGTGATCCTAAGGAATTTAAGTATGGTGAAACCAACAGTTCAGCAAATACTGCAGAAACTGAACCAGCAAAAGCAGAAGAAGTTGAATATAAAAAATGGTGCAGTAAACCAGCTAAGATCGATCGGCAGATGGAGACAGATTTCTTAATTCTGGGAGCCGGAATTTCTGGGTTAGCAGCAGCCGTTCAGGCTGGTGAGCTTGGAATGAAGACAACGGTGGTTGAGAAGAACAGTTTTGTTGCTGGCAATGGCGGCGGCGTTGAAGGTATCTTCGGCATAAATACCGACATGCAAAAGGCCGTAGGGATTCATGCTGAAAAAGAAGAAATCATTGCTCGGGAACAGGAACTAGGCCAATATCGTGCTGATGGTTCTTTCTGGGTTGATTTGGTCAACAACTCTGCCGAGAATATCAATTGGCTGTTAAAACAGGGGGTTCAGCTGACCAAAGTTGATGATTACCACGGTACTTGTGCCTTCCCGACCTTTCACTGGTTTAAGGGCGGCTTTGCTTCGGAAGGTTATGTTCCTTATATGAAAAAACGGGCAGATGAGCTTGGCATTAATTTTGTTTTGAATTCTAGTGCCATTGGAATTATTTATGATGGTACAAAGGTAACCGGTGCCTATATCCGTGATGCTGATGGAACGATTACTCAGATAAATGCCAAAGCAACGCTGCTGGCTACTGGTGGTGTTGGTCATAACGCAGAATTGATCAGAAAACAGGGCTGGCAGACAGAGAACCTGCATTATTGTTCAATGCCAAGCAATACAGGTGACGGCTATATGATGGCGATGTCGCTGGGGGCAAAGGATATGCTTCTGGAATCGGCAGAATTTATGATGAATTATATTCAGGCGTTGCCGCACGAAGGGGTTCATTTGTATATCGATCCGATTAACGGCTTCATGTCGCTGCCTTCAGGTGGACCAGTTGTGTTTGTTAATCAAGATGGTGTCCGCCTGGTAAACGAGAATGTTAAGAAGTACAATCTGCTTTACCAACGGATGGCCATCAAGTCGACTAAGGTTACTTATGAGGTATTTAACCAAAAGATTTACGACATGATAACTAAAGGAATAGACGGTGCCGACAAGATTTTGGCCGAAGCCGTTAAAACAAACGATGGCAACTCGCTGTTCAAGGCAGATAAGATTGAGGACCTGGCTAAGACTGTTGGTCTGCCGGTCGCTGCTTTTACCGATACGATTAAGAAGTATAATTCGTATGCTGCTAATGGTAAGGATGAAGAATTCAACAAGGAAAAAGAGATGTTGGTAGCTTTAGATGAGGGTCCGTTCTATATTGCCCGGCTGGATCCGTCTAACCTGATTGGTGTCGGCGGGGTTGGCTCAAACCGTAATTTTGAAGTCATTCGGGAAGACTTTGCGAAAATTCCAGGTCTTTATGTATCGGGGATGGACAGCACGATGCAGTACCGTAATGTCTATACGATAACCTTGGGAGGCTCTGCGTGTGCGCATAACGTGAATTCGGGCCGGCACGCGGCAATGAATGCCCAGAAATATATTGCAGAACTTTAA